The following coding sequences lie in one Arachis hypogaea cultivar Tifrunner chromosome 4, arahy.Tifrunner.gnm2.J5K5, whole genome shotgun sequence genomic window:
- the LOC112794693 gene encoding protein MAIN-LIKE 1-like has translation MRLDKRYVPYLQMAGLYHLARLNDRWFRLDEPLVSAFVERWRPETHTFHMPFGECTITLQDVAYQLGLPVDGHYVSGCLTDFHLYIEGGRPAWQWFHELLGVLPPENQVQKFAVNCTWFQETFGECPDGADEETVRRFVRAYIMMLLDTQLFADKSGNRIHIRWLSYVARLEEMGGYSWGSAALAWLYRCMCRVANRHVVKLAGPLQLLQSWIFWRFPSFRPTGYDEISWPLSSSNKGPRVQMARLKIDLLQPQDFIWMPYSALDVIQVVHPEVLEPRHTMLWRCVTSLIYFVVVEWHQVDRVLPQFGGVQPPPPPPPASRPEHRLLDVEGRERR, from the exons ATGCGTCTTGATAAGAGGTACGTTCCGTACTTACAGATGGCCGGATTGtaccatcttgcgagactgaaCGACAGATGGTTCCGACTAGACGAGCCCCTAGTCAGCGCATTCGTCGAGAGGTGGCGGCctgagacgcacaccttccaCATGCCGTTCGGGGAGTGCACCATCACGCTTCAGGACGTTGCATACCAGCTGGGGTTGCCAGTGGACGGACATTACGTCAGTGGTTGCCTGACGGACTTCCACCTGTACATTGAGGGTGGGAGGCCAGCTTGGCAGTGGTTCCATGAGTTGCTCGGTGTTTTACCTCCCGAGAACCAGGTTCAGAAATTCGCAGTCAACTGCACCTGGTTCCAGGAGACATTTGGAGAGTGTCCCGACGGGGCTGATGAGGAGACAGTTAGGCGCTTTGTCCGTGCTTATATCATGATGTTATTGGACACGcagctgtttgccgacaagtccggcaaTCGTATACACATCAGATGGCTATCCTATGTTGCTcggcttgaggagatgggtggCTACAGTTGGGGGTCGGCGGCACTagcatggttgtaccggtgcatgtgccgagtcgCCAACAGACATGTCGTGAAGTTAGCTGGGCCTTTACAGTTACTGCAATCTTGGATCTTCTGGAGGTTTCCTTCATTTAGGCCTACTGGGTATGATGAGATTAGCTGGCCCCTTTCCTCGAG CAACAAGGGACCTCGGGTACAGATGGCTCGCCTGAAAATCGACTTATTACAGCCTCAGGAT TTCATATGGATGCCGTATAGCGCACTGGATGTCATCCAGGTTGTCCATCCGGAGGTCTTGGAGCCGCGTCATACGATGTTATGGCGGTGTGTGACGTCGTTGATTTATTTTGTGGTGGTCGAGTGGCATCAGGTTGATAGAGTTTTACCGCAGTTTGGTGGCGTTCagccccctcccccccccccccccgcgtcccgccctgaacatcgacttctTGATGTCGAAGGACGGGAGAGGAGGTGA